One window of Tepidimicrobium xylanilyticum genomic DNA carries:
- a CDS encoding metallophosphoesterase, protein MNIKKFSLISIILLVLLCLIGCSEEFTCSIVNCKIKSGEEITFFIATDPHHLSKKTYDDGEAFDWFLNSGDGKLLHYTDEIIDAFTLDVENGKPDILIIPGDLTCNGEKESHLEMAEKLDTIKKLGVQVFVIPGNHDIENPWARHYFGDEMIKIDSITDKEFVEIYGSFGYKDAISRDSHSLSYLAAPAEDVWLLMLDSAKYKRNKVRTAPEMGGEIPSKTFNWIRECANLAKENGAQIIAVMHHSLIDHNEVVNENYTLDNSQEVIDLLLDCNIQIVLSGHIHIQDIKSHRRDNKIIYDIATSCLVAFPNQYGVLEFVPNEGFEYSTRRVDVYAWAWENEIKDRNLNNFNKYSRDFFRRRSYDKYYDSLLEISKFSDREMKAISETVAELNLKYFAGFRNELLHDIFTTKGFKILLDTAPFFIRDYVLSMFDDERTDNNKVFIPLKSY, encoded by the coding sequence ATGAATATTAAAAAGTTTTCCCTAATCTCCATAATTCTATTGGTATTACTCTGTTTAATTGGCTGTTCTGAAGAATTCACCTGTTCAATAGTAAATTGCAAAATTAAATCCGGAGAAGAAATTACCTTTTTCATTGCTACAGACCCCCACCATCTATCTAAGAAAACCTATGATGATGGAGAAGCCTTCGATTGGTTTCTTAATTCTGGAGACGGCAAACTTCTCCATTATACGGATGAGATAATAGATGCTTTTACCCTAGATGTTGAAAATGGGAAGCCAGATATTTTGATTATCCCAGGAGATCTGACCTGTAATGGAGAAAAGGAAAGCCATTTAGAAATGGCAGAAAAATTGGATACTATCAAAAAGCTAGGAGTCCAAGTATTTGTAATACCTGGTAACCATGATATAGAGAATCCTTGGGCAAGACATTATTTTGGAGATGAGATGATTAAGATAGATTCCATTACGGATAAAGAATTTGTAGAAATCTACGGTTCCTTTGGCTATAAGGATGCAATTTCTAGGGACAGCCATTCCTTAAGCTATCTGGCAGCCCCTGCAGAGGATGTTTGGCTTTTGATGTTAGATTCGGCCAAATACAAACGGAATAAGGTAAGAACTGCACCAGAAATGGGTGGCGAAATACCAAGTAAGACCTTTAACTGGATAAGGGAATGTGCTAATTTAGCAAAGGAAAATGGGGCTCAAATTATTGCAGTTATGCACCACAGTTTAATAGATCATAATGAAGTAGTAAATGAAAATTATACCCTAGACAACAGCCAAGAAGTAATAGACCTACTCCTTGACTGTAATATTCAAATTGTATTATCAGGCCACATACATATACAAGATATAAAATCTCATAGAAGGGACAATAAAATAATTTACGATATTGCCACATCCTGTCTAGTAGCCTTTCCCAATCAGTATGGAGTATTAGAATTTGTACCTAATGAGGGATTTGAATATTCAACGAGGAGAGTAGATGTCTATGCTTGGGCCTGGGAAAATGAAATTAAAGATAGAAATTTAAATAATTTCAATAAATATTCTAGAGATTTCTTTAGACGTAGGTCCTACGATAAATATTACGATTCTTTATTGGAAATTAGTAAATTCTCCGATAGAGAAATGAAGGCCATCTCAGAAACGGTGGCAGAACTCAATTTGAAATACTTTGCTGGTTTTAGGAATGAACTATTACACGATATTTTTACAACAAAAGGATTTAAAATATTATTAGATACAGCCCCATTTTTTATAAGAGATTATGTATTGAGTATGTTTGATGATGAAAGGACGGATAATAATAAAGTTTTTATCCCCCTAAAATCTTATTAA
- the trkA gene encoding Trk system potassium transporter TrkA, whose protein sequence is MKVMIVGAGKLGYKLAEAMNNEDIDVTLVDINSEILENINSHLDVFTIQANGMQLGTLKELDVGAYDLLVATTDSDEVNTLICTLAKNLNCKKTIARIRNPEFIEQLDFVRKQFGVDFIINPDLATAIEIKRYVSKTYNFFIGDFAKGKVSMFDFHIGSTNPFAGKRIMDLDGLDGLLITGIFRNGELIIPNGSTKVMANDVIYVIGKNENINKLAERLGVNMKKLKSKKVLILGGGNIGYYLASKLEESGMNVTIIEKDKERCEYLAEKLDHTLVIYGDGTDMNLLQEEDLESYDTFVGVTGFDELNLLMALLAKQSGVNKTIAKISRPNYAYIVDRLDVDIALNPVNITVSDILKYIKGGKVVSVSLLLGGEGEVTEMIVGKDSPIVGKPLSKVGLPKGIIIGAIVHNGEVIIPDGNSIIYGNDRIIVFSLASDIPMLNKLISPVNKGGILNEFWGNY, encoded by the coding sequence ATGAAAGTAATGATTGTAGGAGCTGGGAAACTAGGTTATAAACTAGCTGAAGCAATGAATAATGAAGATATTGATGTGACTCTAGTTGATATAAATAGTGAGATATTGGAAAATATAAATAGCCACCTGGATGTATTTACCATCCAAGCTAATGGAATGCAGCTTGGAACATTAAAGGAACTAGATGTAGGAGCCTATGACCTACTTGTAGCTACTACAGATAGTGATGAAGTTAATACTTTGATATGTACTTTGGCAAAGAATCTAAATTGTAAAAAGACAATAGCAAGAATTAGGAATCCAGAATTTATTGAACAGTTGGATTTTGTAAGGAAACAATTTGGAGTAGATTTTATTATTAACCCAGACTTGGCAACTGCCATTGAGATAAAAAGATACGTATCAAAGACTTATAATTTTTTTATTGGGGATTTTGCTAAAGGTAAAGTATCTATGTTTGATTTTCACATAGGAAGTACTAATCCTTTTGCTGGAAAACGGATAATGGATTTAGATGGTTTAGATGGATTGCTTATTACTGGTATATTTCGGAATGGTGAATTAATAATTCCAAATGGTTCTACTAAGGTAATGGCAAATGACGTTATTTATGTAATAGGTAAAAATGAAAATATAAATAAGCTTGCAGAAAGACTTGGAGTGAATATGAAAAAGCTTAAATCTAAAAAGGTCTTAATTTTAGGAGGAGGAAATATTGGTTATTATCTAGCTAGTAAATTGGAAGAATCGGGAATGAATGTAACTATTATAGAAAAGGATAAGGAAAGATGTGAATATTTAGCAGAAAAATTAGACCATACCTTAGTAATTTATGGTGATGGCACCGACATGAATCTTTTACAAGAAGAGGATTTAGAATCCTATGATACATTTGTAGGGGTTACAGGATTTGATGAGTTAAACTTATTAATGGCCTTATTGGCTAAACAATCTGGAGTAAACAAAACTATAGCAAAGATAAGCAGGCCTAATTATGCTTATATAGTGGATAGGCTAGATGTGGATATAGCTTTAAATCCAGTTAATATAACTGTTAGCGATATATTAAAATATATAAAAGGCGGTAAAGTAGTTTCCGTTTCATTATTATTGGGAGGAGAAGGAGAAGTAACAGAGATGATTGTTGGTAAAGATTCTCCTATAGTTGGAAAGCCTTTATCTAAAGTAGGGTTACCTAAGGGTATAATCATAGGAGCAATTGTTCATAATGGGGAGGTAATAATACCAGATGGAAATAGCATAATATACGGCAATGATAGGATTATTGTATTTTCACTAGCATCTGATATACCTATGTTGAATAAATTAATAAGTCCTGTTAATAAAGGAGGCATATTAAATGAATTTTGGGGCAATTACTAG